The genome window AACAGCCGATCCCGGAGAACCCGTCAAAGTCCGCTACACAGGCTACAGACAAGGCGACAAACTGCTCTACCGCGCCAAAGTTAGCCCAGTTTGATGAATACCAGAAGGCATTCGGCAGAACAAATATTGTCCCTCTCTCAAAATTCACTCCCGGCGAAGCGCTGCGACTGCGATCGGCGTTACGATCCGCGACGATCGCCATCTTTTGCACTCAAAACAATTCTCCCGCTCTCAGGCTCTGGCACTTTCCCCCTCTCTTATTTGGCTCGGAGTCCATCTCGCAGCTATACTAGCCTAGTCTGGCTAGAAATTCTGACATTCCCACCGCAAAATATGAGTCCTGTAGTTAAAATTATTCAGCCCTCTGGCATTTTAGACGGCACCAAGGCAAGTCAATTCCGCCAAGAGATTAGCGACCTAGTGGAAGCGGGAGCCGATGTGGTATTGATAGACTTCACTGATGTGACATTTATGGATAGTTCTGGTTTGGGCGCTTTAGTCTTGGCACTCAAAACAGTCCGGGCCGCTGGGAGTCAATTAGTTGTCTGTTCTATCAACGAGCAAATCCGCATCTTATTTGAACTCACCAGCATGGATCGAGTTTTCGAGATATTTCAAACCCGCGATGCTTTTAATAGCAAAATTCTCTCAACTAACTAAATCTTTTGGCGGCTGCCTTCTTGCTATTTTGTCGCAGATGTGCTGCAAGAGGTCAGCTAGCCAAAGTTTACCTTCAGTAAAGACCAATCATCATCAAAAACTGCTTTAGCGTTCAACTTTTGAATGTAGTTCAAAACCAGCTCTAACTGGTCGGCACTTGCACCGTTGTAAGCTGCTAACAGGTCGATGAAAGGGTCAAGCCCCCAGATATTGCCGTCAGGTTGGTGGATCTCGTATACCCCGTCGCTAAAGATGTAGAGAGTGCTCAAATCCTCGACATCGCAGCAATTATCGACATAGGGGGCGTCGGGGAACATCCCGACCGGCATTCCGGGGGTTTTTAATCGCTGGATTTTAGCGGTGCTCGCAGGGGACTGGGAAATCAACACGGCCGGTGGATGACCGGCGCTAGCATAAACTAGCTGGCGAGAAATGCGGTTGTAAACGCCATACCAGATGGTGAAATACTTGTCGTTTTGGTAGCTCATCTGGAAGGTGGTGTTCAGGGCTCGCAAAACGTCGCTGGGTTTGTAGTAGTCTATGTTGGGGAGCGCGCGCGATCGCAGCAAATTCAAAACTGCCACCGAAGGCAGCGCCGCCCGCAAACCGTGACCGGCTACGTCGAGCAAGTAAATCGCCAAATAATCGGCATCCAGCCAGTTGTAGTCAAAGCAATCTCCCCCCAACTGCCGGGAGGGAATGAATTTTGCTTCGATGCTGATAGGTTCCGTCATCGGATCTGGCAGCAGCGATTGTACGTACTCGGCGGCCTCGGCTAACTCTGCTTCCAGACTTTGCTTGGCTATTTTCAAATCTCGGCTGAGTTGGTGCAGCCGCAATCCGGCGCGTACTCTCGCTTGTAATTCGTTGAGTTCGATCGGCTTGGAGATAAAGTCGTCGGCACCGGCGTCGAGCCCTTTGACTCGATCGGCGATCGAACCCAAAGAAGTCAACAAAAAGAATTGTGTAGTTGACAGATCCGGATCTGCCTTAACTCGACGGCAGACATCTATGCCGGTCAAGCGCGGCATGATCCAATCGCAAATTATCAGGGCCGGACGCAATTTTTGCGCCTGGGCTACACCGTCTTCGCCATTGCTTGCTACTGTTACTTCGTAACCCTGTTTTTTCAGGGTTCTTCTCAGCAGTTCTTGAACAGCCGTATCATCGTCAATAACCAGAATTTGAAACATGGGCACTTAGGTACTACAAGTTTTTCAAGGTCTGGGGGCCATTTAAAATATATCCTGTCAGCGCCCTTGTCTGAGATTGAGTATAGTTTATTGACATCGCTTTCGAGGTAATTGCTTTTGAGGGCGGGTCGTTGAGTTCAATTTACGTTAAAATTTGATGGAAATTTGGCGCGATCGAACTTCACTCAGTTTATACTCAGAATATAAATTTTTATAGACTTTTATTTGCCACAGGCGCTGGTTGACATGGAAGTGCTATTTATGGTATAGTGGCTAACCGATTAGTGGATTAGACATCGATCCACGGCCCTCCAAAGCTAGTATCCTCAAACTACCGTTCAATTTTGCCGCAGTTATACTTGGCTTCGTTGTATTTTATCTGCTTGTATTGTGTCTCGTTGTATTTTGCCCGCTGGCCGATGAAGAACTTCTGTGGTGAGCGTGATTGAATTAAAGGGTTCCGAAAAGTTGCCGATGCTAAAAAAAGCGGATCTTCAAGTCAATACAGGTCTGAATGGATTAAGCTGGGTTTTGTCGTGGTTTGCACAATTGTACGACTCGCGAATTCCTACAAGTGTGTGGATACGGTGTCAGTTAGCTTTGGCTGAGGGCTTTACGAATGCGGTGCGTCACGCCCACAAGGGCAAACCAGCGGATTTGCCTGTTGACATTCAGGTGGCGGTGTTAGCTGAATCTTTAGAGATTAAAATTTGGGACTGGGGCGATCCGTTTGATTTAGAGAAAAAAATCCAAGATATTTCGGAAAAAGTCGATATTCATTCTCCGGGCGGGCGGGGTCTAAAATTGATCAAAGACATCGCAGACAGTATTAGTTACGAGAGAACGGCTGATGGACGGAACTGTTTGTCGATGGTCAAAAATTATTCGCCCTGTATCGACGATCGAAAATAACACTAATATTTTTAGCGGGGAAGGGTTGAGGGTAGCCCATCTTCCCGCCCCCTAAGAACAGTGCGCGACTTTAAAGCTGCGTAGCACTTGATTATATTTTGATTTGACTCCTTCCCTAGATACTGGCAATTCCCATAGCATCGGTATTTCCGGTTCTTCCGTACTTAGTGTGCTAAAACATTATGGTTCTGCCGTCCGAAGCAGATTAACTCGCAAATGAGGTAATCTCGGTGAGAATTTATATTGGTCTAGATGTTCTCAAACGTTTCAGAGGCGGGGATGAGGCAGAAGTCTGATTTTTTATTTTAGCAAATTAGTTGGCTTCTAATATGGGTAACATTAACGAGAGAGTGGATTAGCTGGAGAACCAATGCGAAAAAGGATCGTAAAAACATTATCATTCAATAATAAACGATTCCCAAAAACATCATCACCATAATCATATTGCTTATTTTGCCAATTGAGGGATAGGGTAGGACTGTTGTAGTTATTTTCCAGTTGCCAACTTACACTAGCACCGTAGAGAGAGCGAGTTGAGTTTTTATCGATGGGGGCGATATAACCAGACAGAGTGAGAGTGCTTAGAGGACGGATGGTTAATTCAGCCAGTAACCGATCGTCGTAGGAATTGGGTAGGATATCACCAAAATAGTTGGTCAAACCCAGAGAAAAAATTCCCCAATTCAGGCGAGCGCTAAGGGCTACTTCACTAGCTGGTGAAATACTAACTACATCACCAATTCTTGTTTCTCGATCGAGAGCATAATTGAAGCCAGTTGATAAGGTTAAATTTGCCCGCCTACTGAAGCGAAAGGTTTTGGCGACACTCCCCCAAAGTTGGCTGTAATAATCGCGATCGGGGTTGAGATAACCAATCGCACCGCCCCGAAAACTCCAATTGTTTAGCGTGTTTCTCGTGTAATCAGCACCGAGGTAGAGTTTGGGCTTTTCTGAAGCAATCACACCCGTATAGTATCGCAGGATATCTTCACCTCCCGTCCAGTTTCCGGTAAAGCTGAGATGAGGATAGTAACGGCTTTTTTCCCGATAGATACTTTCTCTAACAAAATTGACATCTTGCTGTAAAAAACCTAAATAAACTTGGGCATAAAAATTCTGCAAATTGGCAGTAGAATACTGATTTTGGTTAACCGCAGAGAATAACTGTACATTGGTATTTGCTCCACCTTCTGCACCAGCATCCACAAGGGTGACTTGTGGCCCTGTTGGATCGTAAAAGATTCGACCATCTTCAATATTGCGATCGATCACGGGAGAAAGACCGAGCCAAAGGCTGTTATAATTGGCTCTAGGAACTTGATTTAAGCTGGTGACATTAGGCGTTAAACTTTCTGCCCGTCCGACTCCGGCGGAATATATCGTAAAACTACTGCTGGGTAAACGAGTATTATTAGCCGCTAGAAATAAGTTGCGGTTGATATTAGTATTGACCGGATTTTTACTGCCTTGTAGGTTAGGAATGACATCGGGTAAAATTTGCGCCCCCGCTTGAATTGCCGTATTGAGCCAGCGATTTTCATCATCAACAAAGAGAGTAAAGCCTCGAATCGTTCGTCCTAAAACGGCTTCTCGATCGTTGGCTTTAACAACTTGACGAACTCGGGAAACAGTACCTGCAATCGTATAGTCAACTTCTTCTTTTCTCTCAACTTTTGTTTTTTGGGATTGGCTGTTTCCCGGATAAGCACCAGAATTGGGAAAATAAAAATCGACGCCAATCGGTTGACTGCTGGTTCCCCCTTGAAAGCCTGGAAGCTGCATAAAAGCCAAAGTTTCCGGTTTGACAACCTCCCCAACCTGAGACGTTTGAAAGACGCGGGTAGGTACGAAAAACTCTGGATCTATACTATTGCGATCGATAACTAAACCTGGGGTATAAGTACATTGTTGGTCACTGGGAGTATTGGGAAAAATACAAGCCCCCGTTAAACTCATTTGAATTTCTAACCCCGTCATGGTTTGGGGTGCGGTAGTTGTGGTTGTAATTGTTCGTTCTAGGGGAACAGTCCGCAGTTGAAAATAAGTGCCTTTTTGGTCTACTCTATAAATATTATTTCGGCTTAAGCTTTCACTGACTCGACTGTTAAGTTTGAGAGTGCCATTAAAAAAAATATCGCTGTCTGTGGTGTCAGCAAAAGTATGGAAACCACTAAACTCCCATTCAGTTAGATGGCTGATAGGAATGTCATTGAGAGGTAAAGTAGTCGTGAATGGGCTAATTTTTTCGTCTGGAGCGATTCGAGGTGGAATAATGTAATCGGGGTCAGTAGATGGCGCAGAAGGTTGGGGCAATCCGTTAGGATTATTAGTTGATGAGGGTTTTGTGGGTTCAGGTTCAGAGGCTAAATTTGGGGATGAGGGTTCTAGGTTTGTAGCAGAAGTAGACCAGTTTGGTGTTTCTGATAAAGGGGTGGCTTGTGGAAGGTCGGAAACACTTGGAGCGATTCGAGGTGGAATAATGTAATCGGGGTCAGTAGATGGCGCAGAAGGTTGGGGCAATCCGGTAGGATTGTTAGTTGATTGGAGTTCTTTGGGTTCAGGTTCAGGGGCTAAATTTGGGGATGAGGGTTCCAGGTTTGTCGCATCAGTAGACCTGTTGGGTGTTTCTGAT of Oscillatoria nigro-viridis PCC 7112 contains these proteins:
- a CDS encoding STAS domain-containing protein, which encodes MSPVVKIIQPSGILDGTKASQFRQEISDLVEAGADVVLIDFTDVTFMDSSGLGALVLALKTVRAAGSQLVVCSINEQIRILFELTSMDRVFEIFQTRDAFNSKILSTN
- a CDS encoding PP2C family protein-serine/threonine phosphatase yields the protein MFQILVIDDDTAVQELLRRTLKKQGYEVTVASNGEDGVAQAQKLRPALIICDWIMPRLTGIDVCRRVKADPDLSTTQFFLLTSLGSIADRVKGLDAGADDFISKPIELNELQARVRAGLRLHQLSRDLKIAKQSLEAELAEAAEYVQSLLPDPMTEPISIEAKFIPSRQLGGDCFDYNWLDADYLAIYLLDVAGHGLRAALPSVAVLNLLRSRALPNIDYYKPSDVLRALNTTFQMSYQNDKYFTIWYGVYNRISRQLVYASAGHPPAVLISQSPASTAKIQRLKTPGMPVGMFPDAPYVDNCCDVEDLSTLYIFSDGVYEIHQPDGNIWGLDPFIDLLAAYNGASADQLELVLNYIQKLNAKAVFDDDWSLLKVNFG
- a CDS encoding ATP-binding protein; protein product: MVSVIELKGSEKLPMLKKADLQVNTGLNGLSWVLSWFAQLYDSRIPTSVWIRCQLALAEGFTNAVRHAHKGKPADLPVDIQVAVLAESLEIKIWDWGDPFDLEKKIQDISEKVDIHSPGGRGLKLIKDIADSISYERTADGRNCLSMVKNYSPCIDDRK